One window of the Lemur catta isolate mLemCat1 chromosome 6, mLemCat1.pri, whole genome shotgun sequence genome contains the following:
- the LOC123639708 gene encoding olfactory receptor 6C3-like, whose product MKNHTVPIEFILLGLSDDPELQIVIFLFLIIMYILSITGNLTIITLTLVDSHLQTPMYFFLRNFSVLEVTFTTVCIPRFLGTIITRDKTISYNSCTAQLFFFIFMGITEFYLLTAMSYDRYVAICKPLHYTTIMNKRVCILLVFCAWLAGFLNIFPPVILFLQLDYCGSNVIDHFACDYFPLLQLSCSDTWLLEVIGFYSAIVILLFTLALIILSYMFIISTILKLPSASQRKKAFSTCSSHMIVISISYGSCIFMYANPSAKEKASLTKGVAILNTSVAPMMNPFIYTLRNQQVKQAFKDTIQKVMFSSSK is encoded by the coding sequence ATGAAAAACCACACAGTACCCATAGAATTCATTCTTCTAGGGCTGTCAGATGACCCGGAGCTTCAgattgtgatttttctctttttaattatcATGTATATATTAAGCATCACTGGAAACTTGACCATCATCACTCTCACCTTGGTGGACTCCCATCTACAGACTCCTATGTATTTCTTCCTCAGGAACTTCTCTGTATTAGAAGTAACCTTTACAACTGTCTGTATCCCTAGATTTCTGGGCACAATTATCACCAGAGACAAAACTATTTCCTACAATAGTTGTACAGCTCAgttgtttttcttcatcttcatgGGTATAACCGAATTTTACCTTCTAACTGCCATGTCCTACGATCGTTACGTAGCCATCTGCAAACCCCTGCACTACACAACCATCATGAACAAGAGAGTCTGCATATTGCTTGTCTTTTGCGCTTGGTTGGCAGGATTCTTAAATATCTTCCCACCAGTTATTCTTTTTCTCCAGTTAGATTACTGTGGCTCCAATGTCATTGATCACTTTGCCTGTGACTATTTCCCCCTATTACAATTATCCTGCTCAGACACATGGCTCCTAGAAGTGATTGGCTTTTACTCTGCGATAGTGATTCTGCTTTTCACTTTGGCATTAATCATTCTATCTTACATGTTCATCATTAGCACAATTTTGAAACTTCCTTCTGCTAGTCAGAGAAAAAAGGCATTTTCTACATGCTCCTCTCACATGATTGTCATCTCCATTTCTTACGGAAGCTGCATATTCATGTATGCTAATCCCTCTGCAAAAGAAAAAGCGTCCTTGACCAAAGGAGTAGCTATTCTCAATACTTCTGTTGCTCCTATGATGAATCCATTTATATACACCCTGCGAAACCAGCAAGTAAAGCAGGCCTTTAAGGACACCATCCAAAaggttatgttttcttctagtaaatga